Proteins from a single region of Psilocybe cubensis strain MGC-MH-2018 chromosome 3, whole genome shotgun sequence:
- a CDS encoding 26S proteasome non-ATPase regulatory subunit 6 — MADEVVLPIPNLELPEKLFILSNPALKHLHDEARRVLLEGLKADQMGPYYRTLTSSPSSPLPLDAALLESMEAENKAELEKLDERLAEAEKTEGESEISDALKARANYLTRIGDKEKSLAAQRLALEKTPGLGSRIDITLTIVRIGFFFNDNAVITTNMADAEKLIDEGGDWDRRNRLKVYRGLHLLSTRQFKRAADLLLDALSTFTASELLSYTRFVEMTVIAAALVLGRVDLRKRVMMAPEVVQVLPDVPILGELVGSFWECKYDKFFIALATLEQTHLLPSRTLSPHARFYTREMRIRAYTQLLESYRSLTLESLSAAFGVSVEFVDSELSHLIALSRLPAKIDKVHRIVSTTRPSLKNAQYEVVVKKGDVLLNQVQRLSKGYQVDSEGNVCSERIPIIILGLPNKPPRDDQIELVLELLQMKKEDLIKIRLP; from the exons ATGGCCGACGAAGTAGTTCTCCCGATCCCGAACCTCGAACTTCCTGAAaagctcttcatcctctccaaCCCTGCCCTCAAACACCTGCACGACGAGGCACGCCGTGTGCTCCTCGAGGGTCTCAAAGCAGATC AGATGGGCCCTTATTACCGCACACTCACGTCGTCCCCGTCATCCCCGCTCCCGCTGGACGCTGCGCTACTGGAGAGTATGGAAGCGGAGAACAAGGCGGAGCTGGAAAAGCTCGATGAGCGTCTAGCAGAGGCTGAGAAAACGGAGGGCGAAAGCGAGATCTCGGACGCGCTCAAGGCGCGCGCAAACTATCTGACGAGGATCGGAGACAAG GAGAAGTCGTTAGCGGCACAGAGACTTGCGTTGGAGAAGACGCCTGGACTTGGGTCGAGGATCGATATCACGCTCACGATTGTGCGCATTGGGTTTTTCTTCAACGATAATGCGGTTATAACCACCAACATGGCCGATGCTGAAAA ACTCATCGACGAAGGCGGCGACTGGGACCGCCGCAACCGCCTCAAAGTCTACCGCGGCCTACACCTCCTATCCACCCGCCAATTCAAACGCGCCGCCGACCTCCTCCTCGACGCACTAAGCACCTTCACCGCCTCCGAGCTCCTCTCCTACACCCGCTTCGTCGAGATGACCGTCATCGCCGCCGCGCTCGTGCTCGGCAGAGTCGATCTGCGGAAGAGAGTGATGATGGCGCCGGAGGTTGTGCAGGTTTTGCCGGACGTGCCGATTTTGGGGGAGTTGGTGGGCAGCTTTTGGGAGTGCAAGTATGATAAGTTTTTTATTGCGCTGG CTACGCTGGAACAGACGCACCTTTTGCCTTCGCGTACGCTCTCACCGCATGCGCGGTTCTATACACGGGAGATGCGTATCCGCGCATACACACAGCTATTGGAGAGCTATCGGAGTTTGACACTGGAGAGTCTAAGCGCTGCGTTTGGAGTAAGCGTCGAGTTTGTCGATAG CGAACTATCCCATCTAATCGCACTCTCGCGCCTCCCCGCCAAAATCGACAAGGTGCACCGGATCGTGAGCACGACGCGCCCGAGCCTTAAGAATGCGCAGTATGAGGTTGTGGTGAAGAAGGGCGATGTGTTGTTGAATCAGGTGCAGAGGTTGAGTAAG ggGTATCAAGTGGATTCGGAGGGGAATGTATGCAGTGAACGCATCCCGATTATTATTTTGGGCCTTCCGAATAAGCCTCCCAGGGATGATCAGATCGAACTCGTGCTGGAGTTGTTGCAAATGAAAAAGGAGGATCTGATCAAGATCAGGCTCCCGTAA